The following proteins are co-located in the Fusobacteria bacterium ZRK30 genome:
- a CDS encoding sensor domain-containing diguanylate cyclase, giving the protein MNLKKNIYIVNFFTAIIPILIISMVTYFIFSEKLEELEEEKFEFISQTIEKHLDEKISNSLKMLIYLEGVYQNKDNYLTEIHSSSSDKERTEHMLHHMRELSILENTVKFIAYGTAEKQMFFDGNAGDQNLPSDYDPTIRPWYVGALNSSDYYLSEVFIHAGTKEPIVTISKKIEKNGKKTGVLTALLDLSVISKTISEYRIGENGSFFIADKNNKVLIGSDKDKEKFKYIDNMDLDNLKSHEIKINTPEGIIIYHIYKLKKLDAVLIGVVFEKDLNASLYKLRDIVFMVILIVIIVITVILFLLGKIFDKSLDRLSYIVNSISNGNYTKNIDKLTDMIGEKSELKIIKEAIKNMNYEIVKREVELKYISETDPLTDICNRRAIISFIEIEIQRAKNFESEYTIIMFDLDKFKRLNDKFGHLFGDEVLREVCKKVSNNIKDTDKFGRYGGEEFLIILPGTAFSEGITVAERLRKKIEEMTWKNDVVVTVSMGVIRNMEADTLDLSLERVDNLLYKAKNNGRNRIEYQKI; this is encoded by the coding sequence ATGAATTTAAAAAAGAATATATATATAGTAAATTTTTTTACGGCAATTATCCCCATATTAATAATTTCCATGGTTACATATTTTATTTTTTCAGAAAAATTAGAGGAACTGGAAGAGGAAAAATTTGAATTCATAAGCCAGACTATAGAAAAGCACTTAGATGAAAAAATATCAAATAGTCTAAAAATGCTTATTTATTTAGAAGGAGTTTATCAAAATAAAGATAATTACTTAACAGAAATACACAGCAGCAGCAGCGATAAAGAAAGAACTGAGCATATGCTTCATCATATGAGGGAATTATCTATCTTGGAAAATACAGTTAAATTTATAGCATACGGAACAGCTGAAAAACAAATGTTTTTTGATGGAAACGCAGGAGATCAAAATCTCCCCTCTGATTATGACCCTACTATAAGACCGTGGTATGTAGGAGCATTAAACTCTTCAGATTACTACCTGTCTGAAGTTTTTATACATGCAGGAACAAAGGAACCTATTGTTACAATATCTAAAAAAATAGAGAAAAATGGCAAAAAAACAGGGGTATTGACAGCTCTTTTGGATCTCTCTGTAATCTCCAAAACTATATCAGAGTATAGAATTGGAGAAAATGGAAGTTTTTTTATTGCAGATAAAAATAATAAGGTGCTTATAGGCTCAGATAAGGATAAAGAAAAATTTAAATATATAGATAATATGGACTTAGATAACCTCAAAAGTCATGAAATTAAAATAAATACTCCAGAGGGAATTATAATATACCATATCTATAAATTAAAAAAACTAGATGCAGTTTTAATAGGAGTAGTTTTTGAAAAAGATCTTAATGCATCTCTTTATAAACTTAGGGATATTGTATTTATGGTAATACTTATAGTTATAATTGTAATAACAGTTATACTATTTCTCTTGGGTAAAATTTTTGATAAGTCTTTGGACAGGTTATCCTATATAGTTAATAGTATCTCCAATGGGAATTATACCAAAAATATAGATAAATTAACGGATATGATAGGAGAAAAAAGTGAATTGAAGATTATTAAAGAAGCTATAAAAAATATGAACTATGAAATAGTTAAGAGAGAGGTAGAATTAAAATATATATCTGAAACAGACCCACTGACGGATATATGTAATAGAAGGGCTATTATAAGTTTTATAGAGATAGAAATTCAAAGGGCAAAAAACTTTGAATCAGAATATACTATTATTATGTTTGATTTAGATAAATTTAAGAGATTAAATGATAAATTCGGGCATCTATTTGGAGATGAAGTTTTAAGGGAGGTATGTAAGAAAGTATCAAATAATATAAAAGATACAGATAAATTTGGAAGGTACGGAGGAGAAGAATTTTTAATTATACTTCCTGGGACGGCTTTTTCTGAAGGAATTACAGTAGCTGAAAGGTTGAGAAAAAAAATAGAGGAGATGACGTGGAAAAACGATGTAGTTGTAACGGTTAGTATGGGGGTCATAAGAAATATGGAAGCGGATACTTTAGACCTATCCTTGGAAAGAGTAGATAACCTCCTCTACAAAGCAAAAAATAACGGTAGAAACAGAATAGAATACCAAAAAATATAA
- a CDS encoding alanine:cation symporter family protein, with amino-acid sequence MGQAVDFLNSIIWSPVLVYLLLATGLYFSFATRFMQIRHLKEMIRLLFGGQESEQGVSSFQAFALAVSGRVGTGNIAGVATAIALGGPGALFWMWVIAFLGAGSAFIESALAQIYKVEIDNQYRGGPSYYIEKGLGIKWYAVLFAVSSVIAMGFLLPGVQANSIASSVNTAFGLSPYITGAIIVILLGIIIFGGVHRMGKAAEILVPFMAGAYILVALIIIVINIAQLPAVFMLIIKSAFGVNAAFGGILGMAISWGVKRGIYSNEAGQGTGPMAAGAAEVSHPAKQGLVQAFSVYIDTLFVCSATGFMILLTGAYNVRDKVGGFIVENIPGVEYGPAYTQMAVDSFMPGFGSKFVAIALFLFAFTTLMAYYYYAETCIVYLFKGGHHHKLVVNLMRFALLCAIYYGAVRTASLAWGLGDVGVGLMAWLNIIAIILLRKPALQSLKDYEEQKSQGLDPQYDSIKMGVKNAEFWEGGYKHHPDYKKHHHNI; translated from the coding sequence ATGGGTCAAGCTGTTGATTTTCTCAACTCAATAATCTGGAGTCCTGTACTGGTGTATCTACTTCTTGCAACAGGACTTTACTTCTCATTTGCAACACGGTTTATGCAGATACGCCATCTGAAAGAGATGATAAGACTACTTTTTGGTGGTCAAGAGTCTGAACAGGGTGTTTCTTCTTTCCAAGCATTTGCACTAGCTGTTTCAGGAAGAGTAGGAACAGGTAATATAGCTGGTGTTGCGACAGCCATTGCTCTCGGTGGTCCAGGGGCTTTATTTTGGATGTGGGTAATCGCATTTTTAGGTGCAGGTTCTGCCTTTATAGAATCAGCATTAGCTCAAATCTACAAGGTTGAAATTGACAATCAATATCGTGGTGGACCTTCATACTACATAGAAAAAGGTCTCGGTATAAAATGGTATGCTGTATTATTTGCAGTTTCTTCGGTAATTGCAATGGGATTTTTATTACCAGGTGTTCAGGCAAACAGTATAGCTAGTAGTGTAAATACTGCTTTTGGTCTCAGTCCATACATAACAGGTGCTATAATTGTGATTCTTTTAGGTATCATTATCTTTGGTGGAGTCCATCGTATGGGTAAAGCAGCTGAAATTCTTGTGCCATTCATGGCAGGTGCTTATATCCTCGTTGCACTTATTATAATAGTTATTAATATTGCACAGCTTCCGGCTGTTTTCATGTTAATTATAAAGAGTGCATTTGGAGTAAATGCAGCTTTTGGTGGAATTTTAGGAATGGCAATCTCATGGGGTGTAAAACGTGGTATTTATTCTAACGAAGCTGGTCAGGGTACTGGTCCTATGGCAGCCGGTGCAGCTGAGGTTTCTCATCCTGCTAAACAGGGATTAGTTCAAGCATTTTCAGTTTATATCGATACACTTTTCGTCTGTAGTGCAACAGGATTTATGATCCTCTTGACAGGTGCATATAATGTCCGTGATAAAGTAGGCGGTTTCATTGTTGAAAATATTCCAGGTGTTGAGTATGGTCCAGCCTATACACAGATGGCAGTGGATTCTTTTATGCCAGGTTTTGGTAGTAAATTTGTTGCTATTGCACTGTTCCTGTTTGCTTTTACAACTTTGATGGCTTATTACTACTATGCAGAGACCTGTATTGTTTATTTATTTAAAGGAGGACATCATCATAAGCTGGTAGTCAATTTAATGAGATTTGCACTACTCTGTGCAATTTACTATGGTGCAGTTAGAACGGCATCATTGGCTTGGGGGCTAGGAGATGTAGGAGTAGGGCTTATGGCTTGGTTAAATATTATTGCTATTATTCTTTTAAGAAAGCCGGCACTCCAGAGTCTTAAAGACTATGAGGAACAAAAATCTCAAGGTTTAGATCCTCAATATGATTCTATAAAAATGGGAGTAAAAAATGCAGAATTTTGGGAAGGTGGATATAAACATCATCCAGATTATAAGAAACATCATCATAACATTTAA
- a CDS encoding sterol desaturase family protein, with protein sequence MERFILMGGFFFLLFILERIIPQVSKDIGGRRHDINNMGLGVINLFIGRYFALFTVYALAKYLENMEAGIINMTSSDSKFKLILGVIFLDCVNYWWHRLLHRVSFLMRFHNIHHTDRLLNVSSALRFHFFEVLMGHLFKLPFILLIGIPVEALLLYDIIFNVNVYFHHSNIRINRSLDIFLSKIIVTPYLHRIHHSLKWEESNSNFSSFLILWDRIFGTFLPQRDISTPKYGIPGYVQEKYQHFSYMIKQPFIEK encoded by the coding sequence ATGGAAAGATTTATATTAATGGGAGGATTTTTTTTTCTATTATTTATATTGGAAAGAATAATACCGCAGGTAAGTAAAGATATTGGTGGAAGAAGACACGATATAAATAATATGGGTCTTGGGGTGATAAATTTGTTTATTGGGAGATATTTTGCCCTCTTTACAGTTTATGCCCTGGCCAAATACCTTGAAAATATGGAAGCAGGAATTATTAATATGACCTCCTCAGATTCTAAATTTAAACTTATCTTAGGAGTCATATTTTTAGACTGTGTAAATTACTGGTGGCATCGGCTCCTCCACAGGGTCTCCTTTCTCATGAGATTTCATAATATTCACCATACAGACAGGCTCCTCAATGTCTCTTCTGCCCTGAGGTTTCATTTTTTTGAGGTACTCATGGGTCACCTCTTCAAACTGCCCTTTATACTTTTAATAGGGATACCTGTAGAAGCTCTTTTACTTTACGATATAATATTTAATGTGAATGTTTATTTCCACCACAGTAATATAAGGATCAACCGAAGCTTAGATATCTTTCTTTCAAAGATTATTGTGACACCATATCTCCATAGGATCCATCACTCTTTAAAATGGGAAGAGTCAAACTCCAACTTCTCATCCTTTCTTATCTTATGGGATAGAATTTTTGGAACATTTCTCCCCCAGAGAGATATATCTACACCTAAATATGGGATACCTGGATATGTCCAAGAGAAATATCAGCACTTTTCATATATGATAAAACAGCCTTTTATAGAAAAATAA
- a CDS encoding Rdx family protein, whose amino-acid sequence MDAIGALVGFYKNYFLEFKLIPSSGGVFEVRFEDKLLFSKKKVGRFPELDELIELVKNEI is encoded by the coding sequence GTGGATGCTATTGGAGCCTTGGTAGGGTTCTATAAAAATTATTTTTTAGAATTTAAACTTATCCCTTCATCTGGAGGTGTATTTGAAGTTAGATTTGAAGATAAACTTTTATTTTCTAAAAAAAAAGTGGGAAGATTTCCAGAGTTAGATGAGTTAATTGAACTTGTAAAAAATGAAATATAG
- the proC gene encoding pyrroline-5-carboxylate reductase, translating into MNKKIGFIGCGNMGEAMLKGIIDSFDNAENIYVFEKNEDRQRDLKKKYGINTSPTPLELVSSSEMILVAVKPDIFPLVMEEIKSAINDSKVIISIAAGVTIAAIEERLGDKAKVIRTMPNTPAFVGMGMTSMSPNRNVTPEEASIAKQILEGFGEVEQVPETLIHSVIGISGSAPAYVFMFIEAMADAAVLTGMPRNKAYKFASQAVMGSAKMVLETGIHPGALKDMVCSPGGTTIEAVAELEKTGFRSSVISGMKKCMEKSEEMSK; encoded by the coding sequence ATGAATAAAAAAATTGGATTTATAGGTTGTGGAAATATGGGAGAAGCAATGTTAAAAGGAATTATAGATTCTTTTGACAATGCTGAAAATATCTATGTCTTTGAAAAAAACGAGGACAGACAAAGAGATTTAAAGAAGAAATACGGAATAAATACTTCTCCAACTCCTCTTGAATTAGTGAGTTCTAGTGAGATGATCTTAGTAGCGGTTAAGCCTGATATTTTCCCCTTGGTTATGGAGGAGATAAAGTCTGCCATAAATGATTCTAAGGTGATCATATCTATCGCTGCAGGAGTAACCATTGCTGCAATTGAGGAGAGATTGGGAGATAAAGCTAAGGTTATCCGTACAATGCCAAATACACCTGCCTTTGTAGGTATGGGGATGACTTCTATGAGTCCAAATAGAAATGTAACACCTGAAGAAGCTTCCATAGCTAAGCAGATCTTAGAGGGATTTGGAGAGGTGGAGCAGGTTCCTGAAACTCTTATCCACAGTGTAATAGGTATAAGTGGTTCTGCCCCTGCCTATGTCTTTATGTTTATAGAAGCCATGGCAGATGCTGCTGTTTTAACAGGTATGCCGAGAAATAAAGCATATAAATTTGCCTCCCAGGCAGTAATGGGATCCGCTAAGATGGTCTTAGAAACCGGTATACATCCTGGAGCCCTAAAAGATATGGTATGCTCCCCTGGAGGAACAACTATTGAAGCTGTAGCAGAACTGGAAAAAACAGGATTTAGGTCCTCTGTGATTTCCGGAATGAAAAAGTGTATGGAAAAATCTGAAGAGATGAGCAAATAA
- a CDS encoding XRE family transcriptional regulator yields the protein MNKTVGNRIKKLRTKRKMTLKELSLLSDLSVGFLSQLERGMTSVAIDDLEKLSKIFDVDISFFFTHATNEKSYVMKSYERRVSPIARGNSIQYYLSKVIEDKQLLPRLIELLPGQKSSALEREHEHEGEEFIYVLEGILTLVVDGVKTDLYPEYTAHYLTSSPHNWINNTNKTVKFITVNTPNFLIDTDGELFYKSPDKEIDE from the coding sequence ATGAACAAAACTGTAGGGAATCGTATAAAAAAATTAAGAACTAAAAGAAAAATGACATTAAAAGAATTAAGTTTACTTTCAGATCTTTCGGTAGGATTTTTATCACAATTGGAGAGAGGAATGACCAGTGTTGCAATTGATGATCTGGAAAAATTATCGAAGATATTTGACGTTGATATAAGTTTCTTTTTTACTCATGCAACAAATGAAAAAAGTTATGTAATGAAATCTTATGAAAGAAGAGTTTCACCAATTGCCAGAGGTAACTCTATTCAATATTATCTTTCCAAAGTAATAGAGGATAAACAACTGCTTCCAAGGCTCATTGAGCTTTTACCGGGACAGAAAAGTTCTGCTTTAGAAAGAGAACATGAACATGAGGGAGAGGAGTTTATATATGTATTGGAAGGTATACTTACCCTTGTAGTAGACGGAGTAAAAACGGATCTATATCCAGAGTATACTGCACATTATTTAACATCATCTCCCCATAACTGGATAAATAATACCAATAAGACGGTTAAATTTATTACTGTGAATACTCCTAATTTTTTAATAGATACAGACGGAGAGTTATTTTATAAGAGTCCTGACAAAGAAATAGATGAATAA
- a CDS encoding cyclase family protein, with amino-acid sequence MLVDITQETKIGKIYRTGSPALSVKEIICNKGTKSEYKTIEYNIATHNMGTHIDVMGVGVEIPVERLIGKGIKYDVSHITDRPVEIGDIDLSLVEGGEFIFFQTNWDRYLMEDKYADHPEISIDLTEKLAELDINMIGIDALGIGRGKNHGTIDKLLGKAKKYAIENLCNLDKIPEKGFKVYCLPTKIEGLDALPTRILVEF; translated from the coding sequence ATGCTTGTTGATATAACTCAAGAAACAAAAATAGGAAAAATATATAGAACTGGATCTCCGGCTCTTAGTGTAAAAGAAATTATTTGCAATAAAGGAACAAAATCAGAATATAAAACTATTGAATACAATATTGCTACTCATAATATGGGAACCCATATAGATGTCATGGGTGTAGGAGTAGAGATTCCAGTGGAGAGACTTATTGGAAAAGGGATTAAATATGATGTTTCTCATATAACCGACAGACCGGTTGAAATTGGAGATATTGATCTATCTCTTGTAGAAGGGGGAGAATTTATATTTTTTCAAACCAATTGGGATAGATATTTAATGGAAGATAAATATGCTGATCATCCTGAAATATCCATAGATCTTACAGAAAAATTAGCTGAATTAGATATCAATATGATTGGTATAGATGCTCTTGGTATTGGAAGAGGAAAAAATCATGGTACTATTGATAAATTGTTGGGAAAAGCAAAGAAATATGCTATTGAAAATTTATGCAACTTAGATAAGATCCCAGAAAAGGGGTTTAAAGTATATTGTCTGCCAACTAAGATAGAGGGATTAGATGCACTTCCTACAAGAATACTTGTAGAATTTTAA
- a CDS encoding amino acid permease, whose product MEKRFGTFNGVFLPTFLTIMGVIFYLRFGWIVGNAGILGTLGIVILAHVITISTAFSMASITTNMEVKGGGAYFLISRSLGLEIGGSIGIPLYLSQVISVALYILGFIESVKLIFPDVNTLLLSVGVTVIIGIISSIGADLAVKMQYGIFCLILLSLGTIVTSGSYNYAPTSLGTYVESGNFWMTFAVFFPAVTGILAGVSMSGDLTNPRENIPKGTFYAIGVTFLIYTLQIFWFGFNIPVEELISNKLVLMSKVNFPIFIIGGIWAATLSSALGSMITAPRTMQALAKDSVLPSFLGRGSGKANEPRTATFISFIIAFIFIIMVNLNFVAPIITMFFLNTYGAINMVVALEKLVGNPSFRPTFKTHWIISLIGALGSYGVMFLINFTATVICLAFTFMIYLYISKKNITRTWGDLRDGVLISIIRTCLLRLRFNEKQEKNWKPDIIVFSGNPKNRSNLIYLANHFSKGRGVITLVRFIFGHLEDMQEKIKEAKEKLDSYLKENKILAFSEVVVGENMVDTFLETVQSSGIGRLKPNTILMGMSRDKENIKPIVEFMRKVNYLNKNILVFCQNEDVSLFEQKKSIDIWWRGLENNGNLMLNMAHLISLNDDWKGAKIRLLSVVDTEDKVISRKNILSEMLVTLRVDAEVEIIVSKKDINGTIKENSSKASLVLIGLSLPEKNQEIPYYNKLMDMSEGLNSVLFVRGKLN is encoded by the coding sequence ATGGAAAAAAGATTTGGTACATTTAATGGAGTTTTTCTCCCTACCTTTCTTACAATAATGGGTGTAATTTTTTATTTAAGATTTGGATGGATAGTAGGTAATGCAGGAATATTGGGAACCTTAGGTATTGTTATTTTGGCTCACGTCATTACTATCTCTACTGCTTTTTCAATGGCCAGTATCACTACAAATATGGAAGTAAAGGGAGGAGGAGCTTATTTTCTGATCTCAAGAAGTCTTGGTTTAGAAATAGGCGGAAGTATAGGGATCCCTCTATATTTATCTCAGGTAATATCAGTAGCCCTTTATATTTTAGGATTTATAGAGTCCGTTAAACTTATATTCCCAGATGTAAATACCCTTTTACTTTCTGTAGGTGTGACAGTTATAATAGGTATTATTTCTAGTATTGGGGCAGATCTTGCTGTCAAGATGCAATATGGTATCTTCTGTCTTATCCTCCTTTCATTGGGTACAATTGTTACTTCCGGCAGTTACAACTATGCTCCTACATCTCTTGGAACATATGTAGAAAGTGGTAATTTTTGGATGACATTTGCTGTTTTTTTCCCGGCAGTAACTGGGATATTAGCAGGGGTTAGTATGTCTGGAGATCTTACAAATCCTAGGGAAAATATCCCTAAAGGTACATTCTATGCTATTGGAGTTACATTTTTAATCTACACTCTACAGATATTTTGGTTTGGATTTAATATCCCGGTAGAGGAGCTTATCAGCAATAAATTGGTGCTCATGAGTAAGGTCAATTTTCCTATATTTATTATTGGTGGAATCTGGGCTGCCACCCTCTCTTCTGCTCTTGGAAGTATGATCACAGCACCAAGGACTATGCAGGCTCTGGCTAAAGATTCGGTTTTACCTTCATTTTTAGGCCGAGGAAGCGGTAAAGCTAACGAACCCCGAACAGCTACTTTTATAAGTTTTATCATAGCATTTATATTTATAATAATGGTTAATTTAAACTTTGTGGCTCCTATTATCACCATGTTTTTTCTGAATACCTATGGAGCTATAAATATGGTAGTGGCACTGGAAAAATTAGTTGGTAACCCAAGTTTCAGACCAACCTTTAAAACTCACTGGATAATATCTTTAATCGGTGCCTTGGGATCCTATGGAGTTATGTTTTTAATTAATTTTACAGCTACAGTTATATGTCTTGCCTTTACATTTATGATCTACCTCTATATCAGTAAAAAAAATATTACTCGAACATGGGGAGACCTTAGAGACGGGGTGTTAATATCTATCATCAGAACATGTCTTTTAAGATTAAGATTCAATGAAAAACAAGAAAAAAACTGGAAACCTGATATCATTGTGTTTTCAGGAAATCCAAAAAATAGAAGTAATTTAATTTATTTAGCCAATCATTTTTCCAAAGGACGTGGAGTAATTACCCTTGTAAGATTTATCTTTGGACATTTGGAAGATATGCAGGAAAAGATCAAAGAAGCCAAAGAAAAATTAGATTCTTATCTGAAAGAAAATAAAATTTTAGCTTTTTCCGAAGTAGTTGTAGGAGAAAATATGGTAGATACCTTCCTTGAAACCGTACAATCCAGTGGAATTGGTCGTCTAAAACCAAATACCATTCTTATGGGAATGTCCAGGGATAAGGAAAATATTAAACCCATTGTAGAATTTATGAGAAAAGTTAATTATTTGAATAAAAACATCTTAGTATTCTGCCAAAATGAAGATGTCAGTCTTTTCGAACAGAAAAAATCTATTGATATTTGGTGGAGAGGACTGGAAAATAACGGCAACCTTATGCTAAATATGGCTCACTTAATTTCCTTAAATGACGATTGGAAAGGGGCAAAGATAAGGCTTTTAAGTGTCGTCGATACCGAGGATAAAGTGATCTCTAGAAAAAATATTCTCAGTGAGATGCTTGTAACTTTAAGAGTTGATGCAGAAGTAGAAATCATAGTTTCTAAAAAAGATATCAATGGGACAATAAAAGAAAACTCATCTAAGGCAAGTCTGGTTTTAATAGGACTCAGCCTTCCTGAAAAAAATCAGGAGATCCCATACTACAATAAACTTATGGATATGAGTGAGGGACTTAATTCGGTTCTTTTTGTCAGAGGAAAGTTAAATTAA
- a CDS encoding transporter substrate-binding domain-containing protein — MINEETEKFERSVDSGFPDIVMGVEDYKRNSKEYVYLEKSLNLDGVMITRDDYPSIDFKTDNSDKTIVCMEDDQIKNKILKKYGESVKLIVKPTRKEAMDSLLSGEADIYIEDYQDGLKYLIENPEMEAKINYLSNDLETDYYIGGKSEYKQLLVMIQKLISRADITMKFFYEESLEYTKNKIKISGEIKKYMKEKKVVKVFVPKPKMLPQLYYIDEFGNQNGFLVNYFHEIRKNIGIKNSFRRE; from the coding sequence GTGATTAATGAAGAAACTGAAAAATTTGAAAGATCTGTGGACTCAGGTTTCCCTGATATCGTGATGGGGGTAGAGGATTACAAAAGAAACAGTAAAGAATACGTTTATCTTGAAAAATCATTGAATTTAGATGGGGTTATGATAACCAGAGATGATTATCCGTCCATTGATTTTAAAACAGATAATTCCGATAAAACAATTGTCTGCATGGAAGATGATCAAATAAAAAATAAAATTTTAAAAAAGTATGGAGAATCAGTAAAATTGATTGTTAAACCAACCAGAAAGGAAGCTATGGATTCTCTTTTATCGGGAGAGGCAGATATTTATATCGAAGATTATCAGGATGGATTGAAGTATTTAATTGAAAATCCAGAAATGGAAGCAAAAATAAACTATCTTTCCAATGACCTTGAAACGGATTATTATATAGGGGGAAAATCAGAATATAAACAGTTATTAGTTATGATTCAAAAATTAATAAGCCGTGCTGATATAACAATGAAATTCTTTTATGAGGAATCTTTAGAATATACAAAAAATAAAATAAAGATTTCGGGGGAAATAAAAAAATATATGAAAGAGAAAAAAGTTGTAAAAGTTTTTGTACCAAAACCAAAAATGCTTCCTCAGCTTTATTATATAGATGAATTTGGAAATCAAAATGGGTTTTTGGTAAATTATTTTCATGAAATTAGAAAAAATATTGGGATTAAAAATAGTTTTAGAAGAGAGTGA
- a CDS encoding HD domain-containing protein — MKLEKILGLKIVLEESDSSSGFDINPFVLSVNGKELNDEEYLSTEPYMQAQLSIFNREDKGYIPYFDDLEFYKIAVVEGSLVEKYLLSKGLKDNLIKFETIKGAMTAETEGGADILIGRVQHIDQFLKKYNMTNIKVAGILPDKIDLRFGVPKKDEILFFMINGFNNDFSYGIKINKKEFFTKNTEIAKDYKFSIIILLVSILGFLGIYIHLKRFKVVYNKLKNITIGLVETLESANSYNDEDTGAHIKRLNQYSELLAEELKLPNSFVNEIGLYASLHDIGKIGISDAILKKPGKLTEEEFEIMKTHIEIGYNLIKDLDVSPVASNIVRYHHEKWNGKGYGKGLKGEEIPVEARIVALSDVYDALRQERVYKKAFTHEKSMEIIISESGKHFDPRIVEVFIKKHEHFRDIFEKSKVDFSNKKNSLK; from the coding sequence ATGAAATTAGAAAAAATATTGGGATTAAAAATAGTTTTAGAAGAGAGTGATTCATCTTCTGGGTTTGATATTAATCCCTTTGTATTGTCGGTAAATGGGAAAGAATTAAATGATGAAGAGTACCTTTCTACAGAACCGTATATGCAAGCTCAGTTATCAATTTTTAATAGAGAAGATAAAGGATACATCCCATACTTTGATGATTTGGAATTCTATAAGATAGCTGTGGTAGAAGGATCTCTTGTTGAAAAATATCTTTTAAGCAAAGGTTTAAAAGATAATCTGATAAAATTTGAAACAATTAAGGGAGCTATGACTGCTGAGACTGAAGGAGGTGCAGATATCTTAATCGGTAGGGTACAACACATTGATCAGTTCCTAAAAAAATATAATATGACAAATATAAAAGTAGCAGGAATCTTACCAGATAAGATAGATTTGAGATTTGGTGTTCCTAAAAAAGATGAAATACTATTTTTTATGATAAATGGTTTTAATAATGATTTTTCTTATGGGATAAAAATTAATAAAAAAGAATTTTTTACTAAAAATACAGAAATTGCAAAGGACTATAAATTTTCTATTATTATATTATTGGTTTCAATCCTTGGATTTTTAGGAATATACATTCATTTGAAAAGGTTTAAAGTAGTATATAATAAATTAAAAAATATAACGATCGGTCTTGTGGAAACTCTGGAAAGTGCAAATAGTTATAATGATGAAGATACCGGTGCACACATAAAACGATTAAACCAATATTCGGAGTTATTGGCTGAAGAGCTAAAATTACCAAATTCTTTTGTAAATGAAATAGGACTTTATGCCTCCCTTCATGATATAGGAAAAATAGGAATTTCAGATGCTATTTTGAAAAAACCGGGGAAACTGACTGAGGAAGAATTTGAGATCATGAAAACTCACATAGAAATCGGTTATAACCTTATAAAGGATTTGGATGTAAGTCCAGTGGCATCAAATATAGTTAGGTATCATCATGAAAAGTGGAATGGGAAAGGTTATGGAAAAGGATTGAAAGGAGAAGAAATTCCCGTAGAAGCCAGGATAGTGGCATTGTCAGATGTGTATGATGCCTTACGGCAGGAACGAGTTTATAAAAAAGCTTTTACCCATGAAAAATCTATGGAAATAATAATTTCCGAGAGCGGTAAACATTTTGATCCCAGAATAGTTGAAGTCTTTATAAAAAAACATGAACATTTTCGAGATATATTTGAAAAGAGTAAGGTAGATTTTTCCAATAAAAAAAATTCTTTAAAGTAA